From Desulfonatronum thiosulfatophilum:
GGAACCGAATCCTTTTTTGACCATGGAACTGGCAAATTCCTACTGGCGGGAAGGCAAAACCACCGAGGCCAGACAGGTCTTGCGCGGCGCCCTGCAGATTTTTCCGGGTGACCAGATCCTGTCTTCGGCACTGGTCAACGCCTATCTTGCCGACAACATGTCCGACGAAGCCATCTCAATCATGGAGCAATATCTGCAACGTTCCCCCCATGACTGGCAGATGCGCCGGAACATGGCGGCCCTGCTGCTGCAGTATGCCCGGTATGCCCATGCCGCGGACATTTTGTCGGCCATTCCGGAATCCGAGCGCACGGCCGAGATCCGCTTTCTATTGGCCAAGAGCAATGCCGGACTTGGCTTGACCCGCCAGACCGAAGAACAACTCCTGCTGGCTCTGGAGCAGGATCCGTATTTTCTCGAGGCCTTGGCGGAACTGGCGTTCCTGTATGAGACCGAGGGCGATCTCGTTCGTGCCGAGGAGACGTATCGGCGTATTCTTGAACTGCGCCCGGACGCGGACGACATTTTGCTGCGTATGGTCCAGGTCAATGTGACTCTGAACCAGCCGGAACAAGCCCTCTCCCTGGCCCTGAGCCAGTTCGATCGAGAGTCGTTTGTCCTGGATGCGGCCTTGATTTTTATCGGCGAAAACCTGTTCCAGGAAGCCAAGATCCTGCTCGATACGCAGCACCCCGATGAGGGGCCGCCGGAAGCGGACTTCTACCGCGCCTTGATCGCTTATGAGGGCGAGGGAGATCCGGAGCAGGCTCTGGTCTATCTTGGCAGGATTCCGGACGATCATTTGCATTATTCCAGGGCTCTCAGTTTTCAGGGCTATCTGCTTCTGCAAATGGAACGCATCGACGAAGCCCATCAACTGGCTCGGGAGGGCCGGGTGCTTTTCCCGAATTTGAGCGACTTTCTCCTGTTGGAAGCGGAAATCTTCCTTGGTGAAGACAATATGGTCCAGGCTTCCAAGTTGCTGGAAGAAGCCCGGCGGAAATGGCCCGGGGATACGGATGTTCTCTATCGCCTGGGATATCTTCAGGAACAGGTGGGGCATCGGGAGGAAGCCTTGCGGACCATGGAGGAAATCGTCGCCTTGGATCCGGATCATGCCGAGGCCTTGAACTTTATCGGCTATACCCTGACCGAAGAAGGCCGCGAGCTTGAACGAGCCCTGGTGCTCATCGAAAACGCGCTGAAACTCAAGCCCGGCAGCGGGCACATCATCGACTCCCTCGCTTGGGTACACTACAAGCTGGGAAACTTGGAAGAGGCGTGGCGGCATATACGCTCCGCGGTGGAAATCATGGCCGATGATCCGACGATATGGGAACATTACGGGGACATTGCCGCGGCCAAGGGCAAGAAGGATCAGGCCCGCAAAGGCTACAACAACGCCCTGCTTTTTCAGACAAAACACCCGAACGAGGTCCAGCGCAAGCTGAAGGAATTATGATCGCGGCCAATTTTTGTCCTAGCTTATGGCTTCGTTGCTTTCTCGGGTGCTGTGTCCTGCTCGGCGCACTGACAGGCGGATGTGCGCCCAAGACCCTGATCCCCTTGGATATCGCTCCTGAACAGGCTGATCTGGTCTGGAATCGATTCCATCAACAATACGCCGCGAACTGCACCCCGCTGGACTTTTCATTGCGGGCCAGCGTCAATTATGCTTCTCCGGATCAGCAGTCCCGAATCGTGCTCGCCATGTGGGGCCGCACGGATTTTCCGGTCCGGCTTGATATCCGGGCCGGCGTTGGCGCGATGCTGGCTCACTGGCGAGAGGGCGATTCAGGCTGGGTAGGATACTCGCCCACCGATAATGCGGCCTATTTTGCCGACTCCGTCCAGGAAGGTGCCCAGGAAATGGGCTTGTTCATGCCCCTGCGCCTGAACGCGCTGGCCCAGTTGCTCGTCGGTTGCTGGCAAACCGTCGTTTCTCCAAACTACCAGCATGTCCAGAGTACCGGCGGGAGCCTGAAGTTCTCCTATTCCATCAATGGCATGAACATATCCATCCACCTCACTCCGGATGGCCACCCCCTGTCCATCCGGCAGGAAACCCCGGCTGGTTGGGTTGTTGATATTGATCAGTGGACGGATGAAGCCCGTCGCATTCCGAGACGCATCAGCCTGTACCAGGGAGATCAGTCCGCCGTGGTTCGCGTTCAGCGCCTGGATCTCGATGTCGACCCCTGGCAGGACCACGACCTTCGCCTGGAATTGCCCCCCGGGACGAGATTTATCAATTTATCCCGCTGATACTCGAGCTTCACCCTTCAACAAGATTGTCTCGACGAAATAACGAACGGAGAGGATGCATGAACCACCTTGCCACGTCGCATTTTTACAATATTTCAGTACATACCGACCTCTTGCTCGGGTTCAGGGTCCTTGGCAGTGAATTTAAATGGATTTTCATTCGCTCGTTGCGCAACTGGGAAATCTCGCAGCTTCGCAAGCGACTGCACCAGGAATACCACACCCTGGGCATGATCGAGGCGGCCGCCTCGGACCTGGAAATTGCCAAGGCCGGAGACGCCCTGGATATTTTTGATGAAAAGGAACTGGCCATCAAGCAGATCTCTTTTTTGCTGGATGAAATCTCCTTCCTGACGGATCAGCTCCGAGACGAACGCCAGGAGTATGTCCGTCGTCGTGTTCAAAAGTGGAAGCTGACATGATAAGGGGCAGTGAATTCACTTCCGGTACATAAAGCCACTCTGAAACAGTCTGGTTCATTTCCACCGGCGGAACCGTCCCCCTTCATCACTAAACCTGAAAAATCACATAAGGTCGTAACATATGGACATCCGCACCGTCGTCATCGGCTCAGACCATGCCGGTTTTGATTTCAAAAAAATTATGACGGGTCATATTCGAGATCTGGGGTATGACGTGCACGACATCGGGCCGACCTCAACCGATTCCTGCGATTACCCTCTCATGGCCGGCGAACTGTGCCGTGTGGTGCTCGCCACGCACAATCCCGGCATCCTGATTTGCGGAACCGGGCTGGGCATGAGCATGGCCGCCAATCGGTTTCCGGGTATCCGCGCATCCCTGTGCACTAATGAATTTCTGGCCCGAATGGCCAGGGCCCACAACAACGCCAACGTGCTCTGCCTCGGCTCCAGGGTCTTGGGAAGTGAACTGGCCAAAAGCATTGTTTCCGTTTTTCTGACAACTCAATTCGAAGGCCAGCGCCATCAACGGCGCATAGACCAACTGGAGTCCCTGGTCTCACAGCATTAATAGCCAACATGGCCCTTCCCTTCCGCCAGTGCCCGAAAACTCGATTGCACCAAGCCCCTTCCCCACTGGCTGGCCGACTTCGCTTGGCACAAATGCCGATTCGAAACAAAACATCGCGGAAATCTCAGGAAAGGGTTTATTAGTCCTTGACAGCAAACTTTCACACGGAGTATAGAATCGCTCTTTGGCCGGGGTGGTGAAACTGGTAGACGCACTGGACTCAAAATCCAGCGAGGGCAACCTCGTGTCGGTTCGATTCCGACCCCCGGCACCAATAAAATCAAGGGTTTACAGATAAGACTGTAAACCCTTTTTTATGGTCAAATTTCTGTGTGGTATGAGTAGTGTAAGAGGGTGAAGCTGACAATAACAACCGGCATTGGTCAATTTGATATTACTATGTTTCAATTCAACGTTGTTTTGTTTTGCGCAAACAGGGATTCATCCTGAAGATGTGGAGCTTTTTCGGAAAAGTTCTGTAACAATTCAGAACCATTTAATGATAAGATATCTGATATTCCGACTTGTCTCGATTTTTGGCCTCGCTTATCTACGTTTCTCTTGCTTATGACAGCCTTGCGCAGACGCGGCTGCTGAAGCTTTCCAAAAAGCAGTGGAACAAAGTCCCCCCGGATCGTCCTAGCCGACCTTCGTCACCGCCCAAAAATCGGCTGGCTTTGGCGGAAGCCGTAAGAGGTACGGCTTCCGCCAACCAATCTCACTCCCCTTTTCTCCAGCCCGTTCCCGGTTTCTTGGTCCGGAAAGGACGTGCGGCAATGGTCCGGACACGGCCTGGGCCCTGGTCATCGCCGGCCGCTCCTCCGGCAGGCGCTGGCTGCACCTTGATTCGCAGGCCCCGGATCTGGTTGTCGTCCATTACCCGAATCACCTCTCCGGCAAATTCGGAAGGCACTTCGACAAAACATTGCCGGTCCTGCATCAGGATCTTTCCGATCTGTCGGCCGGAAAGGCCTGTTTCTCCGGCAATGGCGCCGACCACGTCCCGGACCTCCACGTTCTGATTGCGACCCACGTTGATCACGAGCCGGGTCATGCCCTGCTGCGTGCCGGTGTCCCTGGGGCGACCACCGAATCGATCTCCCGCCCCCCGTTCACTGGAACGATCACCAAACCGGCCACGTGAAGGTTCATTGATTGAAATGAGTTCCTCCTCGCTGGTCCTTGACGGCCCCATGAGCATCTTCAGCAGAGCCGCGGCCATATCCAGGGATGAAACCTGATCGATCTCCAGAAAATGTTCCACGGCGCGCACCTGCTTTTCTAAACCGCCCTGGGCCATGGTTTCCTTGACCTGATTCAGAAATTTTTCCGTCTTGGCCTGCTCCACGTCCCCCACGCTCGGCACGCTGCGCTGGACCATCTTGGATTTGGTGAACCGTTGAATGTCCTTCAGCTTGTAGAATTCACGGCCCGAGGCAAAGGTGAAGGCCCGGCCGGTCCGTCCGGCGCGGCCGGTGCGGCCGATGCGGTGAACGTAGTATTCAACGTCGCTGGGAATATCGAAATTGAAAACCGCTTCCACGTCATCCACATCAATGCCCCTGGCGGCAACGTCCGTGGCCACGAGGATCTCGACATTGCCGGTCCGGAACTTGGCCATGACCCGGTCCCGCTGGTTCTGGTTCATATCCCCGTGCAGGCCCTCGGCCAAGTACCCCCGGGCCTGCAGATGCTCCACGATCTGATCCACGCTGCGCTTGGTGTTGGAAAAGACAATGCTCAGCTTGGGGTTGTAGACGTCAATGATCCGGCACATGGCTTCCAGACGCAACCCCCGCGGCACCTCGTAGAACAATTGCTCAATATTGGGGACCGTGAGCATTTTCTGGGATACCTTGGCCAGGACCCGATCCTTGAGATAGGTGTCCGCGAGACGCAGAATTTCCTGAGGCATTGTCGCGGAAAAGAGCACGGTCTGGCGCTCATCCGGTGCGCCCTGCAGGATCAGTTCGATATCCTCTCGAAAGCCCATGTCCAGCATCTCGTCGGCCTCATCCAGAACAGCGATCCGGATCTGATCCAGCTTGATGGTTCCCCGCTGAATGTGGTCCAGAACACGGCCCGGCGTGCCGATGACCACTTGCACTCCCTGACGTAAGGCCCGGAACTGACGATCGATGGGCTGCCCGCCATAGACCGGCAGCACGGAAATTCCCCGGCAATACTTGGCCAGAGAGTTCAACTCCTCGGCGACCTGAATGGCAAGTTCCCTGGTCGGGCAAAGTACGATGGCCTGAATGTTCCGGTTGGACGCCTCGATTTTCTCCAGGATGGGAATACCGAAGGCCACGGTCTTGCCGGTCCCGGTCTGGGCCTGCCCGACCACGTCCCGACCTTCCAGGAGCATGGGGATGGCCAAGGACTGGATCGGAGACGGCTCCTCGAACCCCATGTCCTGAATGGACTTCATGATTTCCTGGGAAAGACCCAATTCTTCAAAGCTGCTGATCGACATGTCGGTATCCTTTTGCTCAATTTGATTTTAGATGTTGATTCACGTTTCCGAAACGTCGGCGGACATGAACTGAATTTTCCTCGCGGGGCAGGATGCCTGTCTCCATCCTTCCTCCATATCCTCATACGCATCCGGAATGAACCTGGGAGTGCAGACGGCCAGAAAGAGGAGGTCGGATACGCCGGGATTGTTGATGCGTTGCGGCACTCCCGGGGGGATCAGAACCACATCTCCGGGAGCCACTACTTTGGGCTGCCCTCCGTCAATCTCCATCAAGCCCTGCCCCTCAAGGATGATGTAACGCTCCATGATGCCTCGCAGCCTGTGCAACCTCGTGGTTACCTGGGGCAGAACCCGCACTCTGGCAACGGACACGGCATCATCCTCGGAGGCATTCCACCATTCGGTGATGAAACAACGCTCCTTGAAAAAGTATTCATTCACCGACCCTTTATGGAACATAGGTATTTTTTCGTTCATGCAAAGCACTCCAGCGGCAAAAGAGCTCCGACAGGGGAAAAAGAATCATCAATAAATACAAGGCCGCAAAGAAATGTGCCGAGACAATGGACAATGTTTCCAGATGCTCGTTTCAGAAGACGCACTGCGACTGGAGCGCGGCAGCCTGGCTCTACAGGACCACCGGCAGCGGTTTTTCCAGAAAAATCTCCCGCTCTTCAACCCTGGCCTGCCAGGCTAAAGCCTCGACGCCCTGTTGCACGACCCGCCGCAGCGTCTGTCCGTAGAAGGGATCAATGGCGTCCGCGGGAGACAGGCATCGGGCATCCCCGCGCTGGACGCAGAAAAATATCACTGCCCGGTGTCCGGTCAGAGCCATCCCTGCCAATGCTTCCAGGTGCCGGGAAGCCCGCGCGCTGACTGCATCCGGGAAGATCGCCGCATGGTGACCATCCACGGCGGTCACGTTCTTGACTTCCAGATAGCAGGTATGTCCCCGGGAGTCTTCAAGAAGCATGTCCAACCGGCCAAGGGGCACCACAACCTCCCGGCGCACAGGTGCATATCCCGACAGTTCGGTAACCTTGCCCGCGGCCAGCGCCTCCCAGACCAGGGAGTTGCTCCGCCCGGTATGGATTCCCACTAGGGTTCCCGGACAGGCCTCGGTGATCTCCCAGGTCCAGCCGTACTTGCGTTTGGGATTTTCCGCCCTGCTCAGCCAGACCCGCATTCCAGGAGTGGAGCATCCGAGCATGGAGCCGGTGTTCGGCGTGTGCGCGGTGATGATCCGGTCGTCATCCAGTTGCACGTCGGCCAGGAAACGGTTGTAGCGCCGAACCAGGGTGCCGGAAAGAAGATGGTCTGGAAGAAGCATGAAATCCGATTTCGATTCCGATTTCGATTTCGCGATTCGATCAGTTAGACGAGTAGATCAGGAAATCCGACACGATCCGTCTTCAAATCGCAACCTGAGCAGAAAACGCTCGGTTTGTCCGAGGCCAAGGCGCAGGGGTCGACAGAAATAGAACGCGGAACCCTGCGGAGTTCGTTCAAAGCCGTTTTCGGATTTGGTCACGGCCCACAGCGGTACATGGCGCAGGGTGACCCGCGGAGTCGCATCGACCAAAAGCCGTCCTTTAGTATACGGGCAGGCAAACACGACGTCCACGAGATCGTCCATACTCCAGGGCAGGTCCAGATCCTTTTCCTCCTGTCCGCCGCCGTTCCCATTCCAACTGCCCGTACACTGCGACGTCAATCCCAAGGCCAGTTCCGTGGCCCAGAGCGCATTCAAATCGGCCCCCTGCTCCAGGGTCAGAACATAGCTGATCTCCAGGCAATCGTCGGAAAGGCGATATGATTTCTCAACATGCAGCTTGCCGGAATCATCTCCGCCGAACGGCATCCTGCCTTCAAATTCAGCGTTCAGAGAGCTTTCGCCCTCCCGAACCCGCCACTCCATCCTGGTTTTCCAGGAACTGCCCAAGGGCTGAAAGCTGCCGTGGACCAAGTCGTCCAGCGAGGTCTGCGCCGTCAGGAGATAATCCGCGAAAGGCAGGTGATCGAAGCGATCATAATCCAAATATTGCTCCAGCCCCGGCTCCTTGGCCCGCACTTCCGCGGAGTGGATATGAAAAAACTCCTTCCATTGCGGATGATCCGGCGTGATCACTTCACCCATTTGGGCCGCCTTGCGCAGAGCCTGATGGTAGGGCTCGGGGTGCCGCGAAAATGCCGTGGCCAGGTTGAGACGCCTGGGAAGATAGTCCAGCTCTTTGGCCGCGCCGCCGGTGTGCGGATTGAGAAACATCTGCCACGGACCGTATCGCAGGTGCACTTCCTCGGTGCCGTCCACGTCAATGTCGCGGCTGGAGCAGTGCGGAGAAGGCCACAAACCGGATTCTTCCTGGGCTGCCAGCAGGTTGGATGCATTGGCTTGGCGCAGATGGGTCAGGTAGACGCCGCCAAAGACACCGTGCCAGTAGGCGCAGTTGCATTGACTGGCCCAGACCCGCCGCCGGCCCCGCTCAACTGCCGTCAGGTCGGATGGAACCTGGCCGCCGGCTGCGCCGTTTTCCTGTTCATCCGCCAGAGCATCCAGGGCCCGGGACAGGTCCATGCCGCGTTTTTGCAGCCAGTTCACTTCCGGGTATTTGACGAGGAAATTACGCCAGAAACCGCCGGAAAGAAATCGGGACGCATCCTGGTTTTCGCTGGTCAGACGACATTGTCCAAGGGCCGCTGCTTCCTCCGAGGGCATGGCCCAATCCATCATTTCCAGGTAGGACGCCGTGGGCAGATAGATCCGGCCCTGATCCCCGTGGCGGTCCATGTATTCCGCGGGCGTGACCACCCGAATCCAGTCCTTGCGTTCCAGGAGTCCATCGAAAAACCGCCGCATGTACCCCTGCTCCCAGCAATGTTCATGGGTCCTGGGCCACAAGCCGAAACGCTCGGCATCATCGCCGAGGCAGGCCAGGGGAGCGATCCCCAATTTCCGGCCCTGCTCGGCCAGATCGCCCAGCATGTTCCAGACCGCGTCCAGGGGCTGCCAGGGGATCAAACGGCGCAGGGGCTTGAGATTGACCAGCAAACGCAGCGGATTCCCGCAATCCTCGGTTCGCCAGGTTCCCGAAAGGCAGCGCACTCCGGCCCGATGCAGATGGTTGTCGTCCACCAGGCTGTAATTGATGCCCAGTGGCGCGAGCCAGGACGGCAGATGCGGTTCCCAGACCCGTT
This genomic window contains:
- a CDS encoding tetratricopeptide repeat protein; amino-acid sequence: MFNTLPMLRPFRVLVCLAFFVSMAACAPKLDYSPEPVLKAQISEPELQLTPSAQAAFAYLRAQELERRGDQEDARHALQLAMALEPNPFLTMELANSYWREGKTTEARQVLRGALQIFPGDQILSSALVNAYLADNMSDEAISIMEQYLQRSPHDWQMRRNMAALLLQYARYAHAADILSAIPESERTAEIRFLLAKSNAGLGLTRQTEEQLLLALEQDPYFLEALAELAFLYETEGDLVRAEETYRRILELRPDADDILLRMVQVNVTLNQPEQALSLALSQFDRESFVLDAALIFIGENLFQEAKILLDTQHPDEGPPEADFYRALIAYEGEGDPEQALVYLGRIPDDHLHYSRALSFQGYLLLQMERIDEAHQLAREGRVLFPNLSDFLLLEAEIFLGEDNMVQASKLLEEARRKWPGDTDVLYRLGYLQEQVGHREEALRTMEEIVALDPDHAEALNFIGYTLTEEGRELERALVLIENALKLKPGSGHIIDSLAWVHYKLGNLEEAWRHIRSAVEIMADDPTIWEHYGDIAAAKGKKDQARKGYNNALLFQTKHPNEVQRKLKEL
- the rpiB gene encoding ribose 5-phosphate isomerase B, with translation MDIRTVVIGSDHAGFDFKKIMTGHIRDLGYDVHDIGPTSTDSCDYPLMAGELCRVVLATHNPGILICGTGLGMSMAANRFPGIRASLCTNEFLARMARAHNNANVLCLGSRVLGSELAKSIVSVFLTTQFEGQRHQRRIDQLESLVSQH
- a CDS encoding DEAD/DEAH box helicase, which translates into the protein MSISSFEELGLSQEIMKSIQDMGFEEPSPIQSLAIPMLLEGRDVVGQAQTGTGKTVAFGIPILEKIEASNRNIQAIVLCPTRELAIQVAEELNSLAKYCRGISVLPVYGGQPIDRQFRALRQGVQVVIGTPGRVLDHIQRGTIKLDQIRIAVLDEADEMLDMGFREDIELILQGAPDERQTVLFSATMPQEILRLADTYLKDRVLAKVSQKMLTVPNIEQLFYEVPRGLRLEAMCRIIDVYNPKLSIVFSNTKRSVDQIVEHLQARGYLAEGLHGDMNQNQRDRVMAKFRTGNVEILVATDVAARGIDVDDVEAVFNFDIPSDVEYYVHRIGRTGRAGRTGRAFTFASGREFYKLKDIQRFTKSKMVQRSVPSVGDVEQAKTEKFLNQVKETMAQGGLEKQVRAVEHFLEIDQVSSLDMAAALLKMLMGPSRTSEEELISINEPSRGRFGDRSSERGAGDRFGGRPRDTGTQQGMTRLVINVGRNQNVEVRDVVGAIAGETGLSGRQIGKILMQDRQCFVEVPSEFAGEVIRVMDDNQIRGLRIKVQPAPAGGAAGDDQGPGRVRTIAARPFRTKKPGTGWRKGE
- a CDS encoding cupin domain-containing protein, with the protein product MNEKIPMFHKGSVNEYFFKERCFITEWWNASEDDAVSVARVRVLPQVTTRLHRLRGIMERYIILEGQGLMEIDGGQPKVVAPGDVVLIPPGVPQRINNPGVSDLLFLAVCTPRFIPDAYEDMEEGWRQASCPARKIQFMSADVSET
- the sfsA gene encoding DNA/RNA nuclease SfsA is translated as MLLPDHLLSGTLVRRYNRFLADVQLDDDRIITAHTPNTGSMLGCSTPGMRVWLSRAENPKRKYGWTWEITEACPGTLVGIHTGRSNSLVWEALAAGKVTELSGYAPVRREVVVPLGRLDMLLEDSRGHTCYLEVKNVTAVDGHHAAIFPDAVSARASRHLEALAGMALTGHRAVIFFCVQRGDARCLSPADAIDPFYGQTLRRVVQQGVEALAWQARVEEREIFLEKPLPVVL
- a CDS encoding alpha-amylase/4-alpha-glucanotransferase domain-containing protein, which encodes MAKPPIYFSLVLHFHQPVGNFDHVFARAYDLAYKPLLDHLWSYPDIRVGMHFSGCLLDWLLEHRPQVHDLVDRLVRRGQVEILTGGYYEPVLPMLRREDAQGQVRMHIQGMQNLWSVTPTGLWLTERVWEPHLPSWLAPLGINYSLVDDNHLHRAGVRCLSGTWRTEDCGNPLRLLVNLKPLRRLIPWQPLDAVWNMLGDLAEQGRKLGIAPLACLGDDAERFGLWPRTHEHCWEQGYMRRFFDGLLERKDWIRVVTPAEYMDRHGDQGRIYLPTASYLEMMDWAMPSEEAAALGQCRLTSENQDASRFLSGGFWRNFLVKYPEVNWLQKRGMDLSRALDALADEQENGAAGGQVPSDLTAVERGRRRVWASQCNCAYWHGVFGGVYLTHLRQANASNLLAAQEESGLWPSPHCSSRDIDVDGTEEVHLRYGPWQMFLNPHTGGAAKELDYLPRRLNLATAFSRHPEPYHQALRKAAQMGEVITPDHPQWKEFFHIHSAEVRAKEPGLEQYLDYDRFDHLPFADYLLTAQTSLDDLVHGSFQPLGSSWKTRMEWRVREGESSLNAEFEGRMPFGGDDSGKLHVEKSYRLSDDCLEISYVLTLEQGADLNALWATELALGLTSQCTGSWNGNGGGQEEKDLDLPWSMDDLVDVVFACPYTKGRLLVDATPRVTLRHVPLWAVTKSENGFERTPQGSAFYFCRPLRLGLGQTERFLLRLRFEDGSCRIS